From the genome of Solidesulfovibrio carbinolicus, one region includes:
- the fliP gene encoding flagellar type III secretion system pore protein FliP (The bacterial flagellar biogenesis protein FliP forms a type III secretion system (T3SS)-type pore required for flagellar assembly.): MTRPSRLLALAFFTALLAVPALALAQDAPSLTLSLAAGQTSPERVSTLLEILFALTILSLAPSFVLTVTSFTRIIVVFSFLRQAMGVQQVPPTQILASLAIFLTAVIMYPTGKAINDNALQPYLNEEIGFTEALKKAEAPLREFLFKHTREKDLSVFYTITKMERPKDKGEVPTIMLAAGFMISELKTAFTIGFLIYIPFLILDMVISSILLAMGMMMLPPATIAMPFKLLLFVLVDGWGLIVASLVNSFTTT; this comes from the coding sequence ATGACGCGCCCTAGCCGCCTTTTGGCCCTGGCTTTCTTCACGGCGCTGCTGGCCGTCCCGGCCTTGGCCCTGGCCCAGGACGCGCCGTCGCTGACCCTCTCCCTGGCCGCCGGACAGACCTCGCCCGAACGCGTCTCCACCTTGCTCGAAATCCTGTTCGCCCTGACCATCCTGTCCCTGGCCCCGTCGTTCGTGCTGACCGTCACCTCGTTTACCCGCATCATCGTGGTGTTTTCCTTCCTGCGCCAGGCCATGGGCGTGCAGCAGGTGCCGCCGACGCAAATCCTGGCCAGCCTCGCCATTTTTCTGACGGCCGTCATCATGTACCCCACCGGCAAGGCCATAAACGACAACGCCCTGCAACCCTACCTGAACGAGGAAATCGGCTTCACCGAAGCCCTGAAAAAAGCCGAAGCCCCTCTTCGCGAATTTCTCTTCAAACACACCCGCGAAAAAGACCTGTCCGTCTTCTACACCATCACCAAGATGGAACGCCCCAAGGACAAGGGCGAAGTGCCGACCATCATGCTGGCCGCCGGGTTCATGATCAGCGAACTCAAAACCGCGTTTACCATCGGCTTTTTGATCTACATCCCGTTTCTCATCCTCGACATGGTCATCTCGTCCATCCTGCTGGCCATGGGCATGATGATGCTGCCGCCGGCCACCATCGCCATGCCGTTCAAACTGCTGTTGTTCGTGCTCGTGGATGGTTGGGGGCTCATCGTCGCCTCGCTGGTCAACTCGTTTACGACGACGTGA
- the fliN gene encoding flagellar motor switch protein FliN, whose translation MTPDDIDQDKLAAEWAAALDDQDDKPASQNDIDALFDQPSGGGGGGGDDALAAEWAAALADEEETSIKRERDQEAMSRQSAKAKFKDMTPEAKAQRPENIRRDLDFILDIPLDVSAELGRTKLLINELLQLGQGSVIELNKLAGEPLEIYVNGKLVARGEAVVINEKFGVRLTDIISPIERVKQLA comes from the coding sequence ATGACTCCCGACGACATCGACCAGGATAAACTCGCCGCCGAATGGGCCGCCGCCCTGGATGACCAGGACGACAAACCGGCCTCCCAAAACGACATCGACGCGCTTTTTGACCAGCCTTCCGGCGGCGGCGGCGGCGGCGGCGATGACGCCCTGGCCGCCGAATGGGCCGCCGCCCTGGCCGACGAGGAGGAAACCTCCATCAAGCGCGAACGCGACCAGGAAGCCATGTCGCGCCAAAGCGCCAAGGCCAAGTTCAAGGACATGACCCCCGAAGCCAAGGCCCAGCGGCCGGAAAACATCCGCCGCGACCTCGACTTCATCCTGGACATTCCGCTGGACGTCTCGGCCGAACTGGGGCGCACCAAACTTTTAATCAACGAACTCCTGCAACTCGGCCAGGGCTCGGTCATCGAACTCAACAAGCTGGCCGGCGAACCGCTGGAAATCTACGTCAACGGCAAACTCGTGGCCCGGGGCGAAGCCGTGGTCATCAACGAAAAATTCGGTGTGCGCCTCACCGACATCATCAGCCCCATCGAACGGGTGAAACAGCTTGCCTGA
- the fliO gene encoding flagellar biosynthetic protein FliO produces MPDPAAAPLPAVEYGLTGVALKMGLTLAVLLGVIFAAFWLLKRYGPKIGLGPGGRGGSLRLMDHLPVGPKKSVVVVRFLNKDLVLGVTDHTITRLAEVDHAANADFADALAAKTVQPDDAP; encoded by the coding sequence TTGCCTGATCCAGCCGCCGCCCCCCTGCCCGCCGTCGAGTACGGCCTCACCGGCGTGGCCCTCAAGATGGGCCTGACCCTGGCCGTGCTGCTCGGGGTCATCTTCGCCGCCTTCTGGCTGCTGAAACGCTACGGCCCCAAGATCGGCCTGGGACCGGGCGGTCGGGGCGGAAGCCTGCGCCTCATGGACCATCTGCCGGTCGGACCCAAGAAATCCGTAGTAGTGGTGCGGTTCTTGAATAAAGATCTGGTGCTCGGAGTCACCGACCATACCATCACCCGCCTTGCCGAGGTCGATCATGCCGCAAACGCCGATTTCGCCGACGCCCTGGCCGCCAAGACGGTCCAGCCCGATGACGCGCCCTAG
- a CDS encoding flagellar basal body-associated FliL family protein gives MADPAPEEQPKKKKSGLIKYIILVVLLLVLGGGGYFAYLTFFAAKPPAAAPPADGAAPAEAPKADAHAEAKPAEKKAEGGHGEAKSDAKGGGHGGGKDKAASNNVALPPFVVNLADPNARRYLKVVLEVEVTSNPELLEDNKAKIRDALLMLLSSKTSQDLSTLEGKILLRKEIVDRLNQAIGQPKVSRVYFTDFVIQ, from the coding sequence ATGGCTGATCCAGCGCCCGAAGAACAACCGAAAAAGAAAAAATCCGGCCTCATCAAGTATATCATCCTGGTGGTGTTGCTGCTGGTCCTGGGCGGCGGCGGCTACTTCGCCTATCTGACGTTTTTCGCCGCCAAGCCGCCGGCGGCCGCGCCGCCGGCCGACGGGGCCGCCCCAGCCGAAGCGCCCAAGGCCGACGCCCACGCCGAGGCCAAACCCGCCGAGAAAAAGGCCGAGGGCGGACACGGCGAAGCCAAAAGCGACGCCAAGGGCGGCGGACACGGCGGCGGCAAGGACAAGGCCGCCTCCAACAACGTGGCCCTGCCCCCCTTCGTGGTCAATCTGGCCGACCCCAACGCCCGGCGCTACCTCAAGGTGGTGCTCGAAGTGGAAGTGACCAGCAACCCGGAACTGCTCGAAGACAACAAGGCCAAGATCCGCGACGCCCTGCTCATGCTCCTGTCCTCCAAGACCTCCCAGGACTTGAGCACCCTGGAAGGCAAGATCCTGCTGCGCAAGGAAATCGTGGACCGCCTCAACCAGGCCATCGGCCAGCCCAAGGTCTCCCGGGTCTATTTCACGGATTTCGTCATCCAATAA
- the fliQ gene encoding flagellar biosynthesis protein FliQ has translation MTTDMVVALSRQAIELALFLAMPMLAVSLVVGVFVSVLQAATQIQEMTLTFVPKILSMFIALLLAFPWMMDKMLNFTRELFMNIPTYLR, from the coding sequence ATGACCACGGATATGGTTGTCGCCCTGTCGCGCCAGGCCATCGAGCTGGCGCTGTTCCTGGCCATGCCCATGCTGGCGGTGAGTCTTGTCGTCGGCGTGTTCGTCTCGGTGCTCCAGGCGGCCACCCAGATTCAGGAAATGACGCTTACTTTCGTGCCGAAGATCCTGTCCATGTTCATCGCGCTGCTCTTGGCCTTCCCCTGGATGATGGACAAGATGCTCAATTTCACGCGGGAGCTTTTCATGAATATCCCGACGTATTTGCGCTGA